DNA sequence from the Candidatus Obscuribacterales bacterium genome:
GATTTGGAAGAAATTTCAATTATCGCTGCGCCAGGCTATTCCTATAATTGGGGCGATCGCAGCACCCAAATTCTGACCATCAGCCAACATCTCGTATCCCATTGTGAACGGTTGCGCTACCGAGTGGCGGTGTTGGATAGTCCTAATGATCAAGCTATTTCCGGGGTGCGCAACTATCGAGCAGGGTTGGATACCAGCCATGCTGCACTGTACTACCCTTGGGTGCGGGTTTTAGATCCGGTCAGCGATCAGGAAATTAACCTACCTCCTAGTGGTTTTGTGGCAGGGATCTACGCTCGCAATGATGTGCAAATTGGGGTGCATAAAGCACCGGCAAATGAGGTGGTGCGCGGAGCGATCGGCGTGGAAATGCTGATCAATAAGGCCCAGCAGGATGTGCTGAACCCCCTTGGAATTAACTGCATTCGTTTCTTTGAAGGACGGGGAATTCGCGTATGGGGCGCACGTACCGCTAGCTCTGATCCAGAGTGGAAATATCTAAACATCCGCCGTTATTTTGTTTTCTTAGAAGCGTCGATTGATCGATCAACCCAATGGGCTGTTTTCGAACCCAACGGAGAACGGCTCTGGGACAACGTACGGCGCACCGTCGAAGGATTCTTGGAAAACGAATGGCGTGAGGGACATTTATCGGGCAGCAAGATCGAGGAAGCCTTTTTTGTCCGATGCGATCGCAGCACCATGACCCAAAACGACTTAGATAATGGTCGCATGATCTGTCTTATTGGCGTTGCACCGCTCTACCCGGCAGAATTTGTGATCTTCCGCATTGGTCAGTGGACGGCTGATCGTCGGTAGTTTTCCCAAGTATTAAGTCTCCCAATCCTTCTGACAGCATAAACGTATCATTTGATCTATTTATCTTATGATTATCTAAGGAGAGAGCATCATGGCAACGGAACGGGAACGCCCCTACAGCGCCTTTCGATATTTAGTGGATCTAGGTGGTGGTACTAATGGGGCCAAAGCTGGCTTCCAAGAAGTCACCGGCCTGGGGGTGGAAATCACCATGCAGGAATACCGAGCAGGTAATGAAAAGCGGGCTGCTCCCATGAAAATCCCAGGCTTATACAAAGTCACAGATGTCTCTCTCAAGCGAGGCGTGCTGGGTGCCTTAGATTTAACCGAATGGCTGAACCAAGTCCGTAACGGCGAAGACGCCCGTCGGCAAGTGACGATTCAGCTCCAGAGCGAAGATCTCAGCACCATCGCCATGACCTGGACGTTGGAGGGAGCGCAGCCGATGAAATATACGGGGCCATCCCTCAATGGCAAGGGTACGGATGTGGCGATCGAGGAACTGGGGCTATCGGTGGAAGATATTAAGTTTGAGTAAGTTTGAGTAAGTCTACGTACGTTCGAAGCTGGAGTTCGCTGGAGTAGGAGAGCCAGATGCTAACCGCTCGTACCATACCAGGCATTGCCTTTCGGGTCGAAACACCCACCACCGTTAGCTTACCTCGCATGGATATTGCGGCTTTTGTAGGCTTTGCCCAACGGGGCCCGGTTCATCTACCGGTGGTGGTGGAAAGCTATCCTGAATTTGTCAACCTATTTGGCAGTCTCTATCCCCTAGCTTGGGACAGAGAGCAAGGTCTATGGCAAACAGCTTGCCTTGCCCCGGCGGTGCAGGCCTTTTTTGCCCAAGGGGGGCAGCGCTGCTGGGTGGTACGAGTGGCGGGTGAGTCTCAAGCGCAGACGAATCAATTTCTTCTACCTGGATTACTGCAAACGGATGGCACCTCCTACCGTCCTGTTTATGCTCAGGCCCGCAGTCTGGGTAGCTGGTCGGATACGATACAGGTGCAGACGGAATGCTTGTTTCAATCCCTTGCCTTTATCACAACCACGATCCAGCCAGATACTCCCTTTTCCTTATCTTTATCCATTTCCCTCCGTCAGCCCTTGCAGCATGGGGATGTCATTCAGCTTGATTTCACCGATCATCGTCACCGAGCTTATGTCGTTTTACGACAAGGCTCATTACCAACGACCCAGCATGTCATAACCATGACCACGACCGTCCAGCCTGATGATGTAGTCTGGTTTACGGCTGCTCAGGATCCTATGTTTGGTCTATTGGAGTCTCCTAGGGGTGTGGGGCTACCCGTTTTAGCCAAAGTCACACAACAGGGTAACCGCTGGATTCTGACGCAAACTATCGCCCCCCTTGTGAAGCTGTGGTTTTTCCTGCTGTCTAGGGAACTGGACTGGACGTCATTATTGTTGCTGTTGGCGATCGCCTTCCCAGTCTACGAACCAGGAGATTGGCTGTGCTTAAGGACGAGCAACAACCGCCTCGTGTGGCTGATGCTAGAAACCCTTGAAGCCCAAGCGTTCATCCTTCAGGAGGTATGGATAGAGGGATATGAATCTTTAGAGGGGCTAACCCTAGCTCGTGTGCAGCATGTGCAGCTTGCCCTAAGGGTGCAGGAGCCGGGGGAGGTGGAGTACAGACTTGAGAACCTTGCCTGTCACGCATCCCATGCTCGATTCCTAGGTCATTTACCAACCGATCAGCAGCTTTTTAGCACCCAAGTTCAGCAGGCATCTGTCCCAGGATCACCGGTATTCCAAACCCTTTGGGATACCGTCATGTCTCCACGATCGCCCATTGCCCTAGAACTACCCGATACCACGATGGTTATTCCCTTGGGGGTGCGATCGCCTAAGCGGGGAGCCCTACCCACCACTGCCCAACCCCTAGTCCGGGATGGTTTAGTGCCGACAACCGACGATGAGCCAACGCTGAATGGAGACGATTGGAGTGCATTTTTGCCCACGATCTTTTTAGATCCCTTTTTAAGAACCCTGCAACAGCGATCGCTCTTATCCGAAGCAAGCGATCGCCTCTACCTGCAAAACCAACCCCTAAGGGGCCTGCATGCCCTTCTTCCCTTAGAGGAGATCAGCATGATGGTGCTCACCGATGCGGCCCATCCTGGCTGGCAGTTGAGTGCTACCGAAACCATCAATATCTCTTTACCTCAGCCCACCGTCCTCTCGGATCCCTGCACGACGGCCGGCCCCTTCCAGCCCTGCCGGCTAGAGCCGACCGCCGACTCGCCTGAGCCCCTATCCCAGCCCGCTACCCCCACCACCCGCTGGCACATGCTCCCCAGTCGGCACTACAACGCCACGGGGCTTCTAGAAATCCAGCAAGCCGCTACCCGCCTAGCTGCCGCTCGGGGTGATTGGGTGACCCTCCTGGGTCTACCGAAACACTACCGCCCAGCCGACGTGCAAACCCATCAACGACTGCTGCTAACGGCCATCCAGCGCGAGGGAGAAACCACCGATAGCTACATGGCCCTATACCACCCTTGGTTGGTCAGCCGAGCGGAAACCGGCAGCCTGATCCATAGTCATCCCGCCGGGGCGATCGCTGGCGTCATGGCAGCCCGTAGCCTGCGGCGCGGGGCCTGGATTGCCCCCGCTAATGAACCCTTGCTGGGGGTATTGGCTACTGTGCCGTCCCTATCGCCCGCTGATGAACAAGGGCTTTATACGGCGGGCATCAATCCCATTCGTCCATCTCCCCAAGGGTTTGTGCCCTGGGGCAACTTCACTCAGAGTATGGATGCTGATTTGATCCATCTCAACGTGCGGCGCTTGTTGATCTTGGTGCGACGCTTGGCTCTGCGAGACGGACAAAATCTCGTCTTTGCCCCCCACTCGCCAGCGGTGCAGCGACGGGTACAGTATCAGTTTGAGCAGCTTCTCCATCGTCTGTTTGATTTAGGTGCATTTGCGGGCAGTACACCCGCTGACGCCTATCGAGTGGTGCTGGATGATACGCTCAACCGGCGATCGCAGGTGGAGCAAGGGCAGCTCAGGGTGGACTTGCGCGTAGCTCCATCCCAGCCGATGACGTTTATCACCGTACGGTTGGTTCAGCGCGATGCGGATCCGATCACGGTGCAGGAGGTCTGGCCCTATGGTCGCTAATCGTCTATTGACCACCTTCAATTTCTTGGTGGAGATACAAGTGGATGGCATCTCAGATCAACTCTGTCGAGCGGCCTTTGCTGAGTGTGATGGTCTGGAAATGTCCATGGAGCCCAAGACGTTTCACCAAGGCGGGCAAATGACAGAGCAAGTGCATCTTGCAGGGCCTGTGTCCTACGGTCAACTGACGCTCAAACGGGGCATGAGTCAAGACTTCGGTTTATGGCGTTGGTTTACCGAAGTGATCAAGACCCATCAGCGGGGCCTGCGGGGCCAAGGCATTGTAGTGATGCTAGATGGGGCGCAGCAGCCCCAAATGACCTTTAAGCTCAAAGACTGTCTTCCCATTAAAATTCGGGCTCCAGCTCTGAATGCCAAAGATGGGGGCATTGCCATTGAAGAATTCCAATTGGTCTATGCCTCAATGGCTGTGGAGTTTGGCAGTGCAGCAGCAGATCAGCCCGTGCAAGGGAGTGATAACTCCGCATCTTCCCTAAGTGCACCCTAACTTGGAGGTTAGTAGAAAGCCTATGGATATACAGAATGGCGATAGCCCTCAACACCATGAGAAGAGGGTTAAGCGACGTCGAAATGCTCCAATCCCCATGAGAAGAAGCTTGAGCGACATGAGAAGAGGGTTGAGCGAAGCCAAAACCCGGCAACTTAGCTTCATTGCATTAAGTCCACCTAACTTATCGTTCTATGGCGCTTACCAAAGCTCAAATGTTTGAACTTAGCTGGTCAAGTCAAGGGGTGCCGATTGTGCCATCGACGCCCCATATGACAGTGCAGTTTAATCCAGCTTCTCTGAAGGTGTCTTATTCCAACCAAATTCAAACCGACGGCAATAGTACCACCTCCGCGATGCAATCGGTGGGTAAGGGTGATTCTAAGCTGGCGGTAGAATTGGTGTTTGACGTATCTGGGGCCGGAGCTGGTAACACCTTAGATGTGCGGCAGATGACGAAACATGTTGCTTATTTTATGAAGCCTGCACCGGAGACTGTCAGCACCACTGAAACCGCTGGTGGTGGTCAGTCTCAGCAGCGTTATCGAGTGCCGGGACTACGGTTTCAGTGGGGCACCTTTTTCTTTGATGGCATTCTCGTGTCGATGGATGAAACCCTGGATCTGTGGTCAGAGGATGGCCGTCCTCTGCGGGCTACGGTGACGCTCAATCTGAGTCAGCCAGGTATCCATGTTGCCGAACCCACCAATTCTGAGGCCACCACGCCTCCCACCGGTGCAACCCAAGGTGGCGTGACTCCCCTGACGCCTGCCGCCCAAGGGTCTACTGTTCAAAATCTAGCAGCCCAGGCCGGTAAGCCCAACGATTGGAAAGCGATCGCCTCCCAAAATGGCATCGAAAATCCCCGCAACCTTACTCCCGGAACCTTAATCGACCTCAACGTGAAGGCTCGGGGTGTCCTGCGTCCACCGTCGCCCCCCGCCGTACCCGGCATCACCCGCACCATCCTCCAGCCGGGAATGGGCCCACCCTAGCCCCTAACTCAATCCCGAGAGTGATCCAGGTGCGATCGCTCCCCTAGATGTTCATCACAAGGTACCGCAATGCCCATCATTATCAACGACATGGAAGTGATTGCCCCGCCGCCCAGCCCGGGGGAGGTTCATAGCACCGAGCCTGTGAACTTACCGCCGCCCGGGCCCACCCCCCGTGATCTGTATTGGGTCACTCGGAAGCTGATGGAACGACAGATGCGTTTGTATGCCCGTTAAGTTCCCCCTGTACCATGCTTGAACTTGGAGTCCCCCCTGGAATTGTTGCAGCCGAAGCTGCCCTCACGGTTGAGGGTGATGCACAACCGCGCTTATCTGCCGCCTTACTGGCTCTGACGGTGACGGAAACGACGGAGGGCCTGTATCGATGTGAGGCGCGGTTTGGTAACTGGGGCGATCGCGGCCAGGGCCCTGACTACCTCTATTTCGATCGCACCCTGTTGGACTTTGGCAAAACTCTCACGGTGACCTTGGGAGCGGGGTTGGATGAAGCGACGGTTTTTACGGGGCAGATTAGTGCCTTGGAAGGGCAGTATCCAGCGGGCGAACCACCCCAGATAGTGGTCTTGCTGGAAGATGCGGCCCAGGGCCTACGTCAAACCCGCCGTACCCGCACCTTTGAGAATCTATCTGATCGGGCTGTGTTTGAGCACATTG
Encoded proteins:
- a CDS encoding phage tail protein, encoding MATERERPYSAFRYLVDLGGGTNGAKAGFQEVTGLGVEITMQEYRAGNEKRAAPMKIPGLYKVTDVSLKRGVLGALDLTEWLNQVRNGEDARRQVTIQLQSEDLSTIAMTWTLEGAQPMKYTGPSLNGKGTDVAIEELGLSVEDIKFE
- a CDS encoding phage tail protein encodes the protein MVANRLLTTFNFLVEIQVDGISDQLCRAAFAECDGLEMSMEPKTFHQGGQMTEQVHLAGPVSYGQLTLKRGMSQDFGLWRWFTEVIKTHQRGLRGQGIVVMLDGAQQPQMTFKLKDCLPIKIRAPALNAKDGGIAIEEFQLVYASMAVEFGSAAADQPVQGSDNSASSLSAP